A genomic window from Sulfurimonas sp. hsl 1-7 includes:
- the fliW gene encoding flagellar assembly protein FliW, producing the protein MSYQVTGTLYGFDNIRNVEIKEIDELFSTMVDVNDENLSFTLVKPNLLREYAFDVPTDVKALLDINENSTVSVYNILIIQKPLEKSTINFLAPLIINHDNNYLAQAILDPKKYPDYGIAESIESFKS; encoded by the coding sequence ATGAGTTATCAAGTCACAGGTACTTTATACGGTTTCGACAATATACGTAACGTAGAGATAAAAGAGATAGACGAGTTGTTTTCAACAATGGTAGATGTTAATGATGAAAATCTCTCTTTTACACTTGTGAAACCAAACCTCCTTAGAGAGTATGCCTTTGATGTTCCTACAGATGTAAAAGCGCTGTTAGATATAAATGAAAACTCTACTGTTAGTGTTTATAACATCTTGATTATTCAAAAACCGCTTGAAAAATCAACGATCAACTTTTTGGCACCTCTTATTATTAATCACGATAACAACTACTTAGCACAAGCTATATTAGATCCTAAAAAATATCCAGACTATGGAATAGCTGAAAGTATAGAATCATTTAAAAGCTAA
- a CDS encoding ribonucleoside-diphosphate reductase subunit alpha gives MITVIKRNGRTEPLDVTKIQKYTSAAVKGLAGVSQSELEVDAQLHFRDGVTSKEIQETLIKTAVDKIDIDAPNWTFVAARLFLYNLYHEVNGFTGYCSLEKYFERGEKEGRILLGLRDMYDLEELEKHIKPERDLQFNYLGVKTLYDRYLIKDRSSSPIELPQHMFMAIAMFLAQREENRQEWAIKFYDMISKFEVMMATPTLSNARTTRHQLSSGYIGSTPDNIEGIFDAYQEMAMLSKFGGGIGWDWTQVRSMGSFIDGHKNAAGGTVPFLKITNDIAIAVDQLGTRKGAIAVYLEPWHIDIGDFLDLKKNSGEERRRAHDLFPALWLNDLFMKRVQEDAIWTLFDPYDTRDLTELYGEAFEKRYMELERDESIIKEKVKAKDLWKKILTSYFETGSPFLCFKDNANRANPNNHYGIIRSSNLCTEIFQNTQPNHYKIKFIYEDGSYESYEEEEIIKVDSGIEKPAKKVTALDTLNGKEIFVVEKEKVDGATAVCNLASINLSRIHTKEDIDRIVPIAIRALDNVIDLNFYPVEKVKRTNMRSRSIGLGVMGEAQMLAEAGIEWGSQQHFDKVDEVMEAVCYNAISASSDLAVEKGSYPEFEGSKWSQGIFPQDHANAEVLNLVDRGGLFASAYEWDELRTKVKAQGMRNGYLMAVAPTSSISILTGTTQAIEPVFKRKWFEENLSGLIPVVVPKLSPETWAYYTPAYDLNQTVLIKAAAIRQKWIDQGQSLNIFITLDKASGKYLNEIYMLAWKLGLKSTYYLRSQSPEVKNDVEDRSMECVGCQ, from the coding sequence ATGATAACAGTTATAAAAAGAAATGGTAGAACAGAACCATTAGATGTAACAAAAATACAAAAATATACTTCGGCAGCCGTTAAAGGATTAGCAGGCGTTAGCCAAAGTGAGCTTGAAGTTGATGCACAACTCCATTTCCGTGATGGAGTTACTTCCAAAGAGATCCAAGAGACACTTATTAAAACTGCTGTTGACAAGATCGATATCGATGCTCCAAACTGGACATTCGTTGCAGCAAGACTTTTTCTTTATAACTTATATCATGAAGTAAATGGTTTTACAGGATACTGTTCACTAGAAAAATATTTTGAGCGTGGTGAGAAAGAGGGGCGTATCCTTTTAGGTTTAAGAGATATGTACGATCTTGAAGAGCTTGAGAAACATATTAAACCTGAGCGCGATCTACAGTTTAACTATCTTGGTGTAAAAACTCTTTATGACAGATACCTGATCAAAGATAGAAGCTCTAGTCCGATTGAACTTCCTCAACATATGTTTATGGCTATTGCAATGTTCTTAGCACAACGTGAAGAGAATCGCCAAGAGTGGGCTATCAAGTTTTACGACATGATTTCAAAATTTGAAGTGATGATGGCTACACCTACACTTTCAAATGCAAGAACAACAAGACACCAGTTAAGCTCGGGTTACATCGGATCAACTCCGGATAATATCGAGGGTATCTTCGATGCTTACCAAGAGATGGCAATGCTTTCTAAATTTGGTGGCGGTATCGGTTGGGACTGGACTCAGGTTCGTTCAATGGGTTCATTTATAGATGGACACAAAAATGCGGCAGGGGGAACGGTTCCGTTTTTAAAGATAACAAACGATATTGCTATTGCAGTTGATCAGCTTGGTACTAGAAAGGGAGCTATTGCAGTTTACCTTGAACCATGGCACATAGATATAGGCGACTTCTTAGACCTAAAGAAAAACTCTGGTGAAGAGCGTCGTCGTGCACACGATCTTTTCCCTGCACTTTGGTTAAACGATCTTTTCATGAAAAGAGTTCAGGAAGATGCTATCTGGACACTCTTTGATCCATACGATACAAGAGATTTAACAGAACTTTACGGTGAAGCGTTTGAAAAACGTTATATGGAACTAGAGCGTGATGAGAGTATCATCAAAGAGAAAGTAAAAGCAAAAGATCTATGGAAGAAAATCCTTACATCTTATTTTGAAACTGGATCACCTTTCCTTTGTTTTAAAGATAATGCTAACCGTGCTAATCCAAATAATCATTACGGAATTATCAGAAGTTCAAACCTTTGTACGGAGATCTTTCAAAATACTCAACCAAACCACTATAAGATCAAGTTTATTTACGAAGACGGTTCTTATGAGAGTTATGAAGAGGAAGAGATCATCAAAGTTGACAGCGGTATAGAAAAACCTGCTAAAAAAGTAACTGCTCTAGATACTTTAAACGGCAAAGAGATCTTTGTAGTTGAGAAAGAAAAAGTCGACGGTGCAACAGCTGTTTGTAACTTGGCATCGATCAACCTTTCACGTATCCATACAAAAGAGGATATTGATCGTATAGTACCGATTGCTATCCGTGCGCTTGATAACGTTATTGATCTTAACTTCTATCCTGTTGAAAAAGTAAAACGTACTAACATGAGAAGCCGTTCAATCGGTCTTGGTGTTATGGGTGAAGCACAAATGTTAGCAGAAGCCGGAATTGAGTGGGGAAGCCAACAACACTTTGACAAGGTTGATGAAGTTATGGAAGCTGTTTGTTATAACGCTATCTCTGCTTCATCTGATCTTGCAGTTGAAAAAGGTTCATATCCTGAGTTTGAAGGAAGTAAATGGAGCCAAGGTATTTTCCCTCAAGATCATGCAAACGCTGAAGTACTTAACCTAGTTGACCGCGGTGGCTTATTTGCATCTGCATATGAGTGGGATGAGCTTCGTACTAAAGTAAAAGCACAAGGGATGAGAAACGGTTACCTTATGGCTGTAGCACCAACAAGTTCGATCTCTATTCTTACAGGTACTACTCAAGCTATTGAGCCTGTATTTAAACGTAAATGGTTTGAAGAGAACTTAAGTGGACTTATCCCTGTTGTTGTACCAAAACTCTCACCTGAGACTTGGGCATACTATACACCGGCATACGATCTGAATCAAACAGTTTTAATTAAAGCTGCAGCGATCAGACAAAAATGGATCGATCAAGGGCAATCGCTGAATATCTTTATCACTCTAGATAAAGCAAGCGGTAAATACCTAAACGAAATCTATATGTTAGCATGGAAGTTAGGTCTAAAATCAACTTACTACCTAAGAAGTCAATCGCCTGAGGTGAAAAACGATGTTGAAGACCGTTCTATGGAATGTGTAGGGTGTCAATAA
- the purB gene encoding adenylosuccinate lyase — translation MVERYAREEMSKHWTQHARYAAWLEVEKAAVKAWAKLGKIPQDDADKIVKNATFSVERIEEIEAVTKHDLIAFNTSVAESLGDESRWFHYGMTSSDAVDTGVALQMRDSLTIIIEDVKMLMESIKKRAEEHKFTLMVGRSHGIHGEPITFGLTLAVWYDEVARHLKNLEETMEVISVGQISGAMGNFAHAPLELEELAMEELGLKPEPCSNQVIHRDRYARLATALALLASSVEKFAVQVRHLQRTEVYEAEEYFAKGQKGSSAMPHKRNPILTENITGLARMIRAYAAPAMENVALWHERDISHSSTERFWLPDAFITCDFMLHRMNSVIANLTVMPENMMKNLNLTGGLVFSQRVLLELPLQGVSREDAYRIVQRNAMKVWEEIQQGKPTLNEKGESLYLNHLLADDELRSKLSEEQIRECFNYDYYTKNVDAIFKRVFG, via the coding sequence ATGGTAGAAAGATACGCTCGTGAAGAGATGAGTAAACATTGGACACAACATGCAAGATATGCTGCATGGCTAGAAGTTGAAAAAGCAGCTGTAAAAGCTTGGGCAAAACTTGGTAAGATTCCACAAGATGATGCAGATAAAATTGTAAAAAATGCAACATTCTCAGTTGAGAGAATTGAAGAGATCGAAGCTGTTACAAAACATGACTTAATTGCATTCAATACAAGTGTAGCAGAATCACTTGGAGATGAGTCAAGATGGTTCCACTATGGTATGACATCTTCAGATGCAGTTGATACTGGTGTGGCACTTCAAATGAGAGATTCTTTAACTATTATCATTGAAGATGTAAAGATGTTAATGGAGTCTATCAAGAAACGTGCAGAAGAACACAAATTTACTTTAATGGTTGGACGTTCTCACGGTATTCACGGTGAGCCTATTACATTTGGTTTAACTTTAGCGGTTTGGTACGATGAAGTTGCACGTCACTTGAAAAACCTTGAAGAGACTATGGAAGTTATCTCTGTAGGTCAAATCTCTGGAGCTATGGGTAACTTTGCTCATGCACCGTTAGAGCTTGAAGAGTTAGCAATGGAAGAGTTAGGTTTAAAACCTGAGCCTTGTTCTAACCAGGTAATTCACAGAGACAGATACGCTAGACTTGCAACTGCTTTAGCACTACTAGCTTCTTCAGTTGAGAAGTTTGCAGTACAAGTTCGTCACTTACAAAGAACAGAAGTTTACGAAGCGGAAGAGTATTTTGCAAAAGGGCAAAAAGGTTCATCTGCAATGCCACATAAACGTAATCCGATCCTTACAGAAAACATTACAGGTCTTGCACGTATGATCAGAGCATATGCTGCACCTGCAATGGAAAATGTAGCCCTTTGGCACGAAAGAGATATCTCTCACTCTTCAACTGAGCGTTTCTGGTTACCGGATGCATTCATTACATGTGACTTTATGCTTCACCGTATGAACAGCGTTATCGCTAACCTAACAGTTATGCCTGAGAACATGATGAAAAACCTAAACCTAACTGGTGGACTTGTTTTCTCACAACGTGTACTTCTTGAACTTCCACTTCAAGGTGTAAGTCGTGAAGACGCATATAGAATCGTCCAAAGAAATGCTATGAAGGTATGGGAAGAGATTCAGCAAGGTAAACCTACACTTAATGAAAAAGGTGAATCTTTATACCTTAACCATCTTTTAGCGGATGATGAACTTAGAAGCAAACTAAGCGAAGAACAAATCCGTGAGTGTTTTAACTACGATTACTACACTAAAAATGTTGATGCTATCTTTAAAAGAGTATTTGGCTAA
- a CDS encoding RluA family pseudouridine synthase — protein sequence MPFVIDKFFIEKKQRLFLYIIKELGYTQKEAQRLIAKGRVLQNGEVISKAGQEVEGEIEFIHFEPTTKGLKPTYIEKEFVVFDKPSGVLIHPQNRNTAYSLIDELKYQYGKDANITHRIDQETSGLVLCATNKTSERDIKMMFQERDMQKTYLAMVHGEFKNKIIVEAPLLRAEDESAIVRMVVKVDERGKASKTSFKPLKYFPELDMTLVECKPHTGRQHQIRVHLFHVKHPIVGDPIYGQKEEDIVRFLDKELSEEERIKLSGASRLLLHADQLEFELYNNVYKIKSDVDFEKVSLQLLSM from the coding sequence TTGCCATTTGTAATTGATAAGTTTTTCATAGAGAAAAAGCAAAGACTATTTTTATACATTATTAAAGAGTTGGGCTATACACAAAAAGAAGCACAACGTTTGATCGCAAAAGGGAGAGTTCTCCAAAACGGTGAAGTGATCTCTAAAGCCGGACAAGAAGTTGAAGGTGAAATTGAGTTTATCCATTTCGAGCCAACAACAAAAGGACTCAAACCTACATATATAGAAAAAGAGTTTGTTGTCTTTGATAAACCAAGCGGAGTTCTTATTCATCCGCAAAATAGAAATACAGCCTACTCTTTAATCGATGAACTGAAATATCAATATGGAAAAGATGCAAATATAACTCACCGTATCGATCAAGAAACAAGCGGTCTTGTACTTTGTGCTACAAACAAAACAAGTGAGAGAGATATTAAGATGATGTTTCAAGAGAGAGATATGCAAAAAACATATCTTGCAATGGTTCACGGTGAATTTAAAAACAAGATTATAGTTGAGGCACCATTACTCAGAGCCGAGGATGAATCAGCTATTGTTAGAATGGTTGTAAAAGTTGATGAAAGAGGTAAAGCTTCCAAAACATCATTTAAGCCTTTAAAGTATTTTCCTGAATTAGATATGACACTTGTTGAGTGTAAACCACATACCGGAAGACAACATCAGATACGTGTACATTTGTTTCACGTGAAACATCCGATCGTAGGCGATCCGATTTATGGACAAAAAGAGGAAGATATAGTTCGCTTTTTAGATAAGGAACTTTCAGAAGAGGAAAGAATCAAATTAAGTGGTGCTTCTAGATTATTATTGCATGCTGATCAATTAGAGTTTGAACTTTATAATAATGTATATAAAATCAAAAGTGATGTTGATTTTGAAAAAGTTTCACTCCAATTATTATCTATGTGA
- the rlmN gene encoding 23S rRNA (adenine(2503)-C(2))-methyltransferase RlmN, which translates to MTNTKPSLYDFTLKELSQIVKPSFRAKQIYGWLYHQYAQSFEDMKNIPKNLKEELSQTYVINPMKIVRKEESSDGTIKYLFELQDGKTVEAVWLKMKDDIFDDDGKLIQEAKYTICVSTQVGCKVGCAFCLTAKGGFTRDLTAGEIIAQVVNLKRDNNHKHNRKINIVYMGRGEPLDNLDNLAKAIEIFKEEEGLAISGKRQTVSTSGLSNKIDALGKMDLGVHIAISLHAVDDELRTELIPMNKAHNINSIIEAVKRFPIDTRKRVMFEYLVIKNKNDDLGSAKKLVKLLSGIKAKVNLIYFNPYPGTPYERPSYEDMHSFQEYLIKHGLLSTIRDSKGIDISAACGQLKEKTEKDLNG; encoded by the coding sequence ATGACTAACACAAAACCTTCACTCTATGACTTTACATTAAAAGAGTTAAGTCAAATAGTTAAACCCTCGTTTCGAGCTAAACAGATCTACGGATGGTTATACCACCAATATGCTCAAAGCTTTGAAGATATGAAGAACATCCCTAAAAATTTAAAAGAGGAACTATCACAAACTTACGTGATCAATCCTATGAAAATTGTTCGTAAAGAGGAATCTAGTGACGGTACTATAAAATATCTTTTTGAGCTTCAAGACGGTAAAACAGTAGAAGCTGTTTGGCTGAAAATGAAAGACGATATCTTCGATGATGATGGAAAACTGATTCAAGAAGCAAAATACACTATCTGTGTTTCAACACAAGTTGGGTGTAAAGTAGGGTGTGCATTTTGTCTAACTGCCAAAGGTGGTTTTACAAGAGATTTAACAGCGGGTGAGATAATCGCTCAAGTAGTAAACCTTAAACGCGATAATAACCACAAACATAACCGTAAGATCAATATAGTATATATGGGTAGGGGTGAACCGTTAGACAACCTCGACAATCTCGCTAAAGCGATAGAGATATTCAAAGAGGAAGAGGGGTTAGCCATCTCAGGAAAACGCCAAACTGTTAGTACAAGTGGTCTTAGTAACAAGATAGATGCGTTAGGGAAGATGGATCTGGGTGTTCACATTGCAATCTCACTCCATGCAGTTGATGATGAGCTTCGTACAGAACTTATTCCGATGAATAAAGCACATAACATCAACTCTATTATAGAAGCGGTTAAACGCTTTCCTATAGATACAAGAAAACGTGTTATGTTTGAGTATCTTGTTATTAAGAATAAGAATGATGACTTAGGGAGTGCTAAAAAGCTTGTTAAGCTACTTTCAGGGATAAAAGCCAAGGTAAACCTCATATACTTTAATCCTTATCCAGGAACGCCTTATGAGCGTCCTAGCTATGAAGATATGCACTCTTTCCAGGAGTATCTCATAAAACATGGTCTTTTATCAACTATAAGAGACTCTAAGGGTATAGATATCAGTGCTGCCTGCGGTCAACTTAAAGAGAAAACAGAAAAGGATTTAAATGGGTGA
- a CDS encoding purine-nucleoside phosphorylase yields MIICAGNNETFDFATPMGVGLIETAMNLTRLCLFDKPEFLLFIGTAGSYGDAEIFDIVESKTAANIELAFLDNCAYTPIDNVVSTNTQDVKDVIVNSSNYISTCKEKTLKFLNYGIGIENMEFFSVLQIAKEFNIPAGGVFCVTNYTDENAHSDFLKNHEKAKQLLEEHTKRRIKELTKR; encoded by the coding sequence ATGATAATTTGCGCCGGCAATAACGAGACTTTTGATTTTGCTACACCTATGGGAGTAGGGCTTATCGAAACGGCTATGAATCTTACAAGACTATGTTTGTTTGATAAACCGGAATTTTTACTCTTTATAGGAACGGCCGGTAGTTACGGTGATGCTGAGATCTTTGATATTGTAGAGAGTAAAACTGCTGCAAATATTGAACTGGCATTTTTAGATAACTGCGCTTACACACCCATTGACAATGTAGTCTCTACTAACACACAAGATGTTAAAGATGTTATCGTAAACAGCTCTAACTACATCAGCACGTGTAAAGAGAAAACGCTCAAGTTTTTAAACTACGGAATAGGGATAGAAAATATGGAGTTTTTCTCTGTATTGCAGATCGCAAAAGAGTTTAATATTCCTGCCGGTGGAGTATTTTGTGTTACAAACTATACTGACGAAAATGCTCATAGCGACTTTCTCAAAAACCATGAAAAAGCAAAACAACTTTTAGAAGAACATACAAAAAGACGCATCAAGGAACTAACAAAAAGATGA
- a CDS encoding NAD(P)H-dependent oxidoreductase, producing the protein MNIKETLLEAYNFRHACKLFDHTKKITDEDFNFILETARLSPTSFGMEGVRLTVITNDELKKELKPFCWNQNQIDSCSHLVVFKTKTKELKPYSDWTKAKFAERGLPQEAQDKYMEVYANFHKSLKSDDIYEWGTRQAYILFSSMITTAALLKIDSCPIEGFEKENLEKVLKIDVSEEEISLVCAFGYRENEQPTKHRLPLEEICEYIK; encoded by the coding sequence ATGAATATTAAAGAGACTCTTTTAGAGGCATACAATTTTCGCCATGCTTGTAAACTATTTGATCATACAAAAAAGATAACAGATGAAGATTTTAACTTTATTCTAGAGACTGCAAGACTAAGTCCTACATCTTTTGGGATGGAGGGTGTAAGACTAACAGTTATAACTAACGATGAGTTAAAAAAAGAGCTCAAGCCATTTTGTTGGAACCAAAACCAGATCGACTCATGTTCACACTTGGTTGTATTCAAAACAAAAACTAAAGAGCTTAAACCGTATAGTGACTGGACAAAAGCAAAATTTGCCGAGAGAGGATTACCTCAAGAAGCACAAGACAAATATATGGAAGTGTATGCAAACTTTCACAAATCACTTAAATCTGATGATATATATGAATGGGGAACAAGACAAGCATACATTCTTTTTAGTTCGATGATCACAACTGCAGCACTATTAAAAATAGACTCATGCCCAATTGAAGGGTTTGAAAAAGAGAACCTGGAAAAAGTATTAAAGATCGATGTGAGCGAAGAGGAGATCTCTTTAGTGTGTGCTTTTGGATACAGAGAAAATGAACAGCCAACAAAACACAGACTTCCATTAGAAGAGATTTGCGAGTACATTAAATGA
- the hisF gene encoding imidazole glycerol phosphate synthase subunit HisF — MNYFAKRIIPCLDVKDGRVVKGVNFVGLKDAGDPVEVARRYNEEGADEITFLDITASSDNRDTIVDIVAQVAKEIFIPLTVGGGIRKLDDIYKLLNVGCDKVSVNSAAIKRPELIDEGAKRFGSQCIVTAIDVKKTGDRYNVYLNGGRVDTGIDAIEWAKEAVERGSGEILLTSMDADGTKAGFELNITQAISKAVNVPVIASGGAGTMEHIKDAFNAGADAALAASIFHYKEIDIMDLKHYLHENNIPVRL; from the coding sequence ATGAATTATTTTGCTAAAAGAATTATCCCTTGTCTGGATGTAAAAGATGGTCGTGTTGTTAAAGGTGTAAACTTTGTAGGTTTAAAAGATGCGGGTGATCCTGTTGAAGTTGCTCGTCGTTATAATGAAGAGGGGGCTGATGAGATCACATTTTTAGATATCACCGCTTCTTCAGATAATAGAGATACTATTGTAGATATTGTAGCTCAAGTTGCGAAGGAGATCTTTATTCCTCTTACAGTTGGTGGCGGAATTCGTAAACTTGACGATATCTATAAACTTTTAAATGTAGGTTGTGATAAGGTAAGTGTAAACTCAGCCGCTATAAAACGTCCCGAACTGATCGATGAAGGCGCTAAAAGATTTGGTAGTCAATGTATAGTTACTGCAATCGATGTGAAAAAAACAGGTGACAGATATAATGTATACCTCAATGGGGGTAGGGTAGATACAGGAATTGATGCTATCGAGTGGGCTAAAGAAGCGGTAGAGCGTGGAAGTGGAGAGATTCTTCTTACATCTATGGATGCTGACGGAACAAAGGCCGGTTTTGAACTTAACATCACTCAGGCGATCTCTAAAGCTGTAAACGTACCTGTCATTGCCAGCGGTGGAGCAGGGACTATGGAGCATATCAAAGATGCATTCAATGCAGGAGCTGATGCTGCACTAGCTGCAAGTATCTTTCACTATAAAGAGATAGACATTATGGATCTAAAACACTATCTCCATGAAAATAACATTCCAGTAAGGTTGTAA
- a CDS encoding CZB domain-containing protein encodes MKKEEVLEHLRAAKSAHIKWVQKAKLLINGVDIQESSIPVDSTECNFGQWFYGDGQVLNSLSNNPLECMQGIEKLHFELHDQYLKIFNIYFSNEKKTGFFAKLFGFTKKNISDAESQLAETYYKELEEISKKLLDEINRLERRLIAIPSEKIEQLV; translated from the coding sequence ATGAAAAAAGAAGAGGTGTTAGAACATTTAAGAGCTGCAAAATCTGCACATATTAAATGGGTCCAAAAAGCAAAACTGTTGATTAATGGTGTAGATATACAAGAGAGCTCAATACCGGTTGATTCTACAGAGTGTAATTTTGGACAATGGTTTTATGGTGACGGACAAGTTTTGAACTCACTATCAAATAATCCTTTAGAGTGTATGCAAGGGATAGAAAAATTACATTTTGAACTGCATGATCAGTACTTGAAGATCTTCAATATATATTTTTCAAATGAGAAAAAAACAGGCTTTTTTGCTAAGCTTTTCGGCTTTACGAAAAAAAATATATCTGATGCTGAAAGTCAACTTGCTGAGACCTATTATAAGGAGTTAGAGGAGATCTCAAAAAAACTTTTAGATGAGATCAACAGACTTGAACGCCGTTTAATTGCTATTCCTTCAGAGAAGATTGAACAATTAGTCTAA
- the rsmA gene encoding 16S rRNA (adenine(1518)-N(6)/adenine(1519)-N(6))-dimethyltransferase RsmA produces MNNNNVVAKKKFGQNFLQDQEVLRKIVEAMPKNDNKIVEIGPGLGDLTKFLVDVKSVEAFEVDTDLCKLLQSKFREEINTKRLHINCGDVLEAWQSELVDEPYDLVANLPYYIATNIILKALADPMCKNILVMVQLEVAEKFCANEGEKVFGSLGVITQSVGNAKIIVKVPPTAFDPQPKVDSAVFLIQKHSDRSDKDFEELLRVAFTQPRKTLMKNLSAKYDKEKLQEAFNDLELLSTIRPHQVSTKDYHQLYKKIM; encoded by the coding sequence ATGAATAACAATAATGTTGTGGCTAAGAAGAAATTTGGACAAAATTTCTTGCAAGACCAAGAAGTTTTAAGAAAAATCGTCGAAGCGATGCCCAAAAATGATAATAAAATTGTTGAAATTGGGCCTGGCTTAGGTGATTTAACTAAATTTTTAGTTGATGTCAAAAGTGTAGAAGCTTTTGAGGTAGATACCGATTTATGTAAACTATTACAGAGTAAATTTCGAGAAGAGATCAATACCAAGCGACTCCATATTAACTGTGGGGATGTTTTAGAAGCTTGGCAGAGTGAGCTTGTTGATGAGCCGTATGATTTAGTGGCAAACTTGCCCTATTATATTGCAACAAACATCATTTTAAAAGCCCTTGCAGATCCAATGTGTAAAAATATACTTGTAATGGTACAGCTTGAAGTTGCAGAGAAGTTTTGTGCAAATGAAGGTGAAAAAGTTTTTGGTTCTTTGGGTGTAATAACTCAAAGTGTAGGAAATGCTAAAATTATAGTAAAAGTTCCACCGACTGCTTTTGATCCTCAGCCTAAAGTTGACTCTGCCGTTTTTCTTATACAAAAACATAGCGATAGATCAGATAAGGATTTCGAGGAACTGCTTAGAGTTGCATTTACGCAGCCTCGCAAAACTTTGATGAAAAATCTCTCTGCAAAGTATGACAAAGAAAAACTTCAAGAGGCTTTTAACGACTTAGAGCTTTTATCGACTATCAGGCCTCATCAAGTTTCAACTAAGGACTATCACCAACTCTATAAAAAAATAATGTAA